In Cryptomeria japonica chromosome 5, Sugi_1.0, whole genome shotgun sequence, the genomic window TTCAATGTTGATTTCACCAAGTAAAAGGCGTTTGTTGCTAGTTTAATTGGAGATGAGCTCCCTTTGTTGAAATCATTAAAAGCTTCACCAAACTCATGTCTTTCACCTAAAGCTTGGAAAGTTGATCATCATGGATTTGGGCAACTCATTTAGAACTATCCTTCAAGACCTTAAGTCATGGATTCTTTGGGGAGTGATAGGTAGATTCTACTTATTTGGAGAGTTTAACAGATCAATGTGCCTTTTGTGATGTCCATAAAGAACCCCAATTTTGTGTAACTTTGTTCGTATTTGCCAAAGTATATTCTGCTCTATTAGCTTGTCTCTTTTCTGAGCATACAGTAGATATCTGCAAATTTTTGCTGCTTTCAAATTGTCAGATAACATATATACCTAATTTCATCAACCACTAGAATGACCAAGAAATATAAAATGGGGAAGAATGTTTGCTCTTCTGTTGTCATGTTGGATCAAGAGAATCTTTGTTTTGGAGATAAGGGATCAAGAATCACTGCCTTGGAAGGATATATTGTTCTATCTCCTTTGTCTCACAGCTGAAATAGTGTTGAACTAAAAGACGCTCGGTccaacaacaatgacatggtctaCAGACTAGTGTTTAGTTTTATTAATGTTCACAATTACTAAAGTCTAAAGGTAGTCAATGGGACTGGGAACAGCATCCAATTATGATAGGAAAGCTATAGGATGGAATGGATCCTAGGTTCTTAATACTGTCTAAATACTGAAAAGCTATGAGTAAAATGTGTAAATCTAAAAAGGCTAGATGCCAAATCATATGACCAGTTGCAAGTATAGTCAAGTGAAGGAAGGACATTCCCATGAAATGGAAGCAGGAATTAAAATGGGCCAAAGTAGGAGGCCAGCACCTCAAGCCTACATTGTCATATGTCTATAGCAAGACTGGGACTAGAGGAACCAACGTCATCATCCTCCCTCTCTATCTTGAGAGGTCTGATACAGCATCCAGTAATTCCTTGGAGAGCTGCCCAGGGCTAAAGAGGCTAAGCTGGGGAATTCGGGGACGAAGTAAGGTACTCTGCTTGAAACTTGTCACAGCTCAAGGGGATGAATATCTGGAGGTACAGAAATTTATGACCTATGATTAtttaataatgtaataaacaaTGTTTCTTATGATGACACCAGTCTACTAAAGATATGTTCTAAGCATCATTTTGAAGTGAAGCTCAAGATGGCCTGTCATGTCTTCGTGCTATGATATTGCTTCATATCTGAATATAACTTTAATTGGGGTTGGAAATATTCCAAACCCCTAACTTGTGATGTGAAATAAAATATAGTTGTAAGAGTGCTCATTATGACCACTTGAGTGATGAAGAGTCAACAGTCCCTTTCGTGATTCATGGGTCAAAGATGTGATGAAGGGTCAATAATCCCTTTTGTGATTAGGGGTCAAAGATCTACTTGAAATGCACGACCAAGATTAGACAGATATAATTGGAACAGGAAATAACCCTaacttgtaattttaaaaaaagatATAGTTTTTGATGAGGTCATCATGCCCACTTATTGATGAAAGGATCAAATATCCATGTTATGGGATGAAGTTTCAAAGACTAGTTTGAAATGTGAGACCTAGATTGGAAAGATTCAAGTGCCTGGACATTTGAAGACAAAGATAGTTAGGAGagagttaaattaaaattaaattcaattGTCATGATAAAGCTTGTGGAGCATTGAGTTGGAGTACATGATGTATGAGCGATATGATGTATATCTGTGGGTAGTGTGTCTCTTAATTGATGTGCTCCTTTTATGTATTTTATTGTTTGAATTTATGCCTATTGTATCACTTACATATCATTTTGTTAATTGTTTTGTAATATTTTGTTAATGTCAGTAAAAAAAAAATGCTTGTGCAAGCAATACAAAATTATGTCATACAATGATTTGTGATGTATACGTGAATCCTTATTAATGGATGTTATGTTGTGGTGTTAGTGTTGTAGGTAATGCAATGGTTAATTGACCAGGAAAGATTAGATGGGATGGCGAATACTTTggtatattatttaatattttcatatgtaaatccttataaaaggatattcgGCTGTGGTATTAGTGTTGTAGATATATTAGTTCTTGATTGACTGGGAAAAATTAGATGGGATGGAGAATACTTAAGTATACAATTTTTATTACCTACGGCTAGGTGTTGTGATGATTTATATTTGTTTTTAGTTATGTTACCAGATCTGTGAGCCAAGCTGTGGGACCTAGGTCCATTTTGAATTGGATTCAGGATTTGGTGTGGTGTGGTAGGGTGATGGAGGAGCATCCAAGGTGTAAAAGTAATCtcgcatcacccaaaaatattgtttttttttcaGCAAGGGCTAAAAAGGCTGGgtggctatttttagtaagtttgcaTTTGTGCATGTATGAACCTGAATACTTACCCAAGGAGCAAAAGTGAAAATTAAGTGAATGGTGAAAGAATCATCTGAATATCCTATGGCATTTTGAGAGATATTAAAGTTTTAGTTCTGGAAAATTTCTTCAATACAACTTCAAATGCAATTTTGAGGGCCTTATAAGTTTTGTATGGGTTTGAAAGTTGGGTAAATTCTGCGTTAGCGGAATATGGCGTTGTAGAACTCTTCgtgagctttccaacgatatataattATTGAAGAGCCAACCGTCAGATCGAAAGTTATGGCTCCCGGAAGTTGTTCTATTGAAATCCAAATTTCTGATttccaatttttaataaaatatcttCTTGAGCAGCAAAATGGACAGTTGGAGTTATGGTGTCCAAAATGGGAGTTACACTTTCCGGAGCATTCTAGGGCGGGTTACACTTTTCAAGATAAAGAAGGCAAATGTGTGATACAAAGAACAGTTCAGAGTACAGATTGTGGTTCTGACCTGCAGATTTTTGTAATAAAAAAGTCCATGTGGCTTGTACATTTTCTGAatgttgtaatttcatttcattgagataatagaGAGCAGATgtttctttcatgcattttttgtttGTTTCTCTGTTGTTGTGTGTTTGGGTTTGTAAGGGCATTACCCTTCATCACAGGGATCTGGTAAATTCTTGTTGCAAAGTAAGTAACACGCAGTGCTCTAGTTTCATGTCCAGCCAAACAGTGGTAGACTGAATAGAGGTTTGGGGAAAGAGCTGCAGATGAAATTTTAGAGCACTTGAATATATTGcttttatattaaattattaatatttgtattagtaatatattttttttaatatttttacattttttaGTATGAACAAATTCAATCCAATTGTTTTTCTGTCAAATCCACGATTCGGATTGACAAACTTGAACCAAGATCCACACCATAACCAGCAACATAGGGTTTTAGCTGTATCTTTACAAATTTCAGTTGCACCTGGGCATGTTGTGGGCCTTTCCTTGCATTTTGTAATTTCTTTCCTCTGGTTCGTAAGCGTTTTGTTTCCTAGTCATCCTTATACATTTTTTCTCTAAATGTGGCATTTTCCATGACGTGTCTGTTCCAGGGCAAAGTGTTTTAACTTTTAACTTAAAACATGAATTGGAAAATATTCATGTTCATACATCGATGTGACAATACCCAATTGTAAGTTAGTGAAGTATTTTTTCTTGGTAATTTGTGTAGTCGTTATGATAATCAAATCTCTGGGTTGCTTATTAATTCTCTGTATTTGTTCGATGCTTTCAATGTTATTTCGGTATGGGTGCAGTTATCGTAAGGATATTTAATGCCATCTGCTGATAATGAAATTAATTTTCTCTCTTTTTGATTTCTTGTGAAGTTGATgaagatgatgacgatgatgatactGAGTATGGACCAGGGAAAAAGAGCCGTCGTAAGACTAAAGTTTTGAATAGGAAATTGAACCCGTTGAAGTAAGTAGTTTTGAAATTCTTGAATTCCAAGACCTGTTATTCAGTTTATAGACCTTGCCAACCAAATTATTGCCAGTAATAATCATATTATTGAAGTCTGTATTCTTACTATTTCTCAGCAGGGTTTCTGGTTCTGTATCCTCCATGCTTCAGAAATTGTGCAGTATTCTTGGGCTTTTGAAAGAACTGCTGCTAATTGAGCGCCTTCTTGACAGTTCTGTTCTACAACTGATAAAAACAAGCATTGCTACATTTGCCATTGATAATATACAGCTATTGCAATTGAAGGCTATTGGCGTAGTATGTGCGGTAATGCATCTCCTCTGTTTAGGCGTGTAATGAGTGAAGCAGAGTGATGTGtttgttttgaatttgattttctaGACTACACTTGGATTGCTTATACTGAGAGTTATTATGGAAATATAGATTTTCAGCTCATATGTCCAGCACCGTACCATCATAATGGATGAAATCTTTCAGCTGCTTTGGAAATTGCCGTCATCCAAACGTAGTCTCAGAGCTTATCATTTACCAGATGAAGACCAGAAGCAAATCCAGATGATAACAGCCTTGTTGATTCAGGTGGTTCAATGTAGTGTTGCTCTACCTGAACTACGTGAGACAGCTAGTGCTGAACCTGACACAGCTGAACACTCTAATAGTCCAGCTAAATGTTTTGAACCTGCAGCTGAGGCTTGCATGCATTTTTGGGGAACTGTACTCCAGCGGTGGAATTCTCCAAAAGCTCAGGATGGATCAGACATTAAAGGAGTTGTTGAGAATCTTGTTGTAGATTTACTGACAACGTTGAATATACCTGAATATCCAGCTGCTGGACTTTTACTACAGGTAATGGACTGCAAAACTGCATGCCTTAGCCTACTTTCCATCATGATTTTTGTCAATAAATTGGTAATATATTTCATGTCTTCAGGTTCTTTGTCTTCTACTTTTTGGGAGTGTGGGATTGAAGTGTAAAGATGCTGTTGTACGTGGAATGGCAATAGACCTTCTTGGGCAGATTGCTGCAAGACTAAAGCATGATGCTGTAGCTTGCAGTAATGAGAAGTTTTGGATTTTGCAAGAATTGGTAGAAGATAAGTCTGAAGTTTCTGGAATGCAAAAACAGAAGTGTGCTATTTGTTTAGAAGGAAAAGCTGCAAAGTTTATGATTCATTGTGATGGATGTAAGAGATCATTTCATGGTGAGTGCATCGGTGTGACGGGATTGGATATGCTGGGTCGTGGCTGGCTTTGCCACTGTTGCCTTTGCAGGAAGCAACTTTCCATGCTTAGTTCTAACTCAAAAGGAGCTGTCAAAAATAAAGAAGGCAATCCAAAAAACAGTACAAGGCAAACAGCAGAAGTTTCACCTCAAATTTCAGGATTCGATGTCCTTCAGCAAATTCTTTTAAACTATCTGCAGGAAGCTGGATCCACAGATGATACATCTACTTTTGCTCGAAGGTATGTTAATttttttgtaacatcttgtttcttGAGTGGATTTTCATTTTCACTCTCTTGCATTATTTAAAAGAAGATGGACAAGTGTGATGCAGGTTTTATCTATGTCAGTGGTATAGAGATGATCCTAATGCAACACAGTTGCTTCCCTACTACCATGGAAGGTGGACTTCAAAAGCTCCTGTACAAGATTTTGGAGTTGCTCCTTTGCCTTTGTCTAGGAATGCCATTACAAAGATCTCAGCAGCATTAGGCCAACAGAGATCACTTGCTCGTGGGTTTGATAAAATACTTGATATATTGCTGGTATATACCttgttatatttttctttaaaagttttgttatttttcagattgTTTTTGTATGTTTATTTCTGATGCAACTTTTCTCTGCACCTAATTTATCATATCAATTTGTCACAGGCCAGCTTGCAAGAGAATTCACCAACTCCGCGTGCCAAGGCATTACGTGCGGTAAGTTAATTTACTGTGTAATTGGTAAAGTGATTATATATATCCTTTATGATATTCAACCGTGTTTGATTTGATTTATTTCGGATGTCTTAGGTTAGTGCAATTGTGGAAGCAGATCCTGGAGTATTAGGTGATAAACGTGTTAAGTCTGCAGTAGAGGGCAGATTTCTTGATTCTGCAATTTCTGTACGAGAAGCAGCCATGGAGCTTGTTGGTCGACATATAGCCTCTCATCCTGATGTAGCTGTACAGGTAAACATTGAACTTATCTGAGCATCTCCActtatgtaaaaaaaaaatatttcttttgttttccttGATGTGAAGGAATCTTTGTTAAGTAATAATATGCCATGCTACTGCAATTTTGTCAGTATTTCGACAAAGTTTCAGAGAGAATTATGGACACAGGAGTAAGTGTTCGTAAGCGGGTTGTGAAGATTATTCGGGACATGTGCATGTCCAAGTGTGAGTTCAAGCAAGCAGCAAATGCTTGTGTTCGTATGATCTCTCGTATCAACGATGAAGAAACAAGTATACAGGTATATTGCCATTTCAGTTATTTGAACTTTCACAATAGACTTAAAAAATGTGAAGTCAAAACAAAACACAGCTGAATCAAGCAGCTAGAAATTTGTTAAGATGCACATTTAGAACTGAAGGTATTAGAGGATTTTTTTTTTGGTGTCAATTTTCACAACAATACTAGTGTTGCAGTTtttgaatatatatttatttacataaCACAAGCTGTCATGTAATTTTTAGCAGTATgagtaaaacaaatcaaagaaTTACAGTTTTCTTGAATAGTTGTAATTGTTGTTCCCCAACATAATGATTATCAATTTTGAAAGATTCATTTTCTTGTTGCATGCATTTGACAAGAATCCACTGCGTTTAATGCAAATAATTGACAAGAAGCCACTCATTTAAAGCTATGTTACCGGATTCTTCTATTATGTTTCTTGTATTGCAGAAATGTGGTCCTGGTTCTGGTACAGGTTCAGGATAGTGATAGACCCATAGGGACCCAGGGTGCCGAGGCTGGACTCTTGGCGAACCCACAGGAACTGGTTTTAAAAATCTTGATGAAATCTTTGTTCCTATTGCTTAAGTCGCAAATTCACCATCTAAACCCTGCATTATACTCGTACAGATTTTTTAAACCTTATTTGAAATCAGAAATTGTATTTTTCACGTCTCAGTGTGCAAGCAGCTGCCTCTCTGCTTGAATGTCTTTAACTCTGCAATGACATTGAATGAAGCCAACATCTTTTCTGTCCTGTTGCAAACTTAAGGTTTATAATTTGTTGTTGCGAGATCCAAACTGTAGGTTTAAAAGTTAAAACTTTATCTTCAGGTTTAGAACTTCAACTTTAGGTTTATCATTTATTTGTTGAGAGATCCAAACTGTAGGAGTAGAAGTTGAAACTTTAGCTTTAGAACTTTAACTTTAGGTTTGTAATTGAAAGAAGCTTTAGCTTTATTTTTAAGAGTtaaaagttgaagttgaaatattgTCATTCAATTTTTTAAGAGGTTTcattttatatttgaatttttaatttataatataatcATTTAGCTTTAGAAATTTCaatatgatttatttataattGTATGTTTATAATTTTATAGTTATCttatattcattaataataaatattaattttattttttaatgaatattaatattatttattgttaattGTATTTCTTATGTATGCTTATTAatcattattaatatttaaatttaatgagtGGAAATGGAATGGTCTCAAGTGTTAATTGTATCTGAAGATGTGAGTTTAATTGAGTAATGGCTGTAACCAGCTGTATTAAAACTAGGTTGAAAATATCTACTGTATCGCCAATCAAAACTTCTAACCTGTACCTGAACCCAAACTTCAACTGGCAACTTGGATTCTAAATGTGATTTACTTCATTTGagtttttagggatgtctgctttgtTCTACCAATTTCTATATACTAGCCTTTTCCAACCTTGCAGATCGAGTTTCGAAGTTTTCCAATTTCATTGTACTGTACAAGTCTGTGAAAATTAGTACTGTTGGCTTTAAGAGGGAAATACTGGGTGTATTTTGATTTCATGTTGAGGAGCTTTTGCCTTTCCAGATTCAAGCTTCTGTTTGTCAGAATAAGGCTCTGCTAATTGCTTGGCAACTGTTGCAGGACCTTGTTTGCAGAACCTTCTATGAGCTGTGGTTTGAAGAGTCTTCTGATACACAAACTCAAAATGTTGGGGATGGAAGTAGTATACCACTAGAAATAGCAGAGCGAACGGAACAGTTAGTTGATGTGCTGAGAAGGTTGCACACTCATCAGGCATTGGTTACCATCATTAAGCGCAGTTTGGCTTTAGACTTCTGCCCTCAGACTGCAAAAAGTATTGGTACAAATGCAGTTCAACAGGCCATTGTTCGGAAACACTGTGAACTAATGTGCCAGTGCTTATTAGAacggattttgcaggtaccaggtTGAATGATAGTATTTATCTAAATCTAACACATGGCCTAAATGCAATGCAGATGCTTTCAAGGAAAGCATTTTGTCTCACAATTGGTTAAATTTCTGTAATTTTATCAGGCAGAAGAAACAAACAGTGAAGAATCAGAAGTTCGGGCTCTTCCATATGTGTTGGCATTACATGCATTTTGTATGGTGGACCCAACTTTATGTTCTCCTTCATCTGATCCTTCACGTTTTGTGATCACTCTTCAGCCATATCTGAAGACCCAGGTATGTTTTCAAAGGCCGATTCAATCATGGTGCATTTTGATATGTTTTGGCCTCATTCATATCTACAAATGTTATCCCAAGCAAAATGTGATGTAGGGAAGATACCATTTGATACCAAGATAATCAACAAATAAAGGGTTGCAATGCATAAAATTTTATGTACAATTGGATGAATAAGACTTGATTAGGGTTCAATCTAGATGTGCTTTGAAAAGTTTCTGAAGaaaaaatgtttaaattgatttctTTTTGATCAGTGATACTTCATTTCAAGATTATAATGCTCTACCATATGATGTGTTGTTTATTCTTTCATCAGGTATCTTGGTTGTGTTTATACTAGTGTTATAATCATCTTTTTGTGCTTGTATTATTCAACAGGCTGATAATCGAGATGTTGCACAGCTGCTTCAGAGTATTCTTTTTGTAATTGATACAGTCCTCCCTTTGCTTCGGAGACCTCCTCAGAATTTTGTGGAAGAATTGGAACGGGATTTGAAGCAAATGATAGTTCGCTATTCTTTCCTGACAGTTGTGCATGCTTGCATAAAGTTAGTCAGAAtcggtttttgatttttttagtattCTTTTTAATGATATGTGAGATTTCATTACTTCAAATTTATCTTTGGATTAGCTATGGTTGGTTtctatttgaaaaaaaatgattggaTGGAATTTTTGATCGGTTCCTTGATTTTTATTTTGCATGGTCACATTGTTGTcattttttagcatatttttaATTGTAATTCAATCAATGTGTAGTTATTCTTTAGTATACTTTTGagacaaaaattatcaaattcaaaAGAGAAGATGACCATCATCAATTATGTTCTTGATAACGTCCAAAACTGAGGGTGGTTTGTGGGATTCAGAAAAATACGGATT contains:
- the LOC131036497 gene encoding sister chromatid cohesion protein SCC2 isoform X5; its protein translation is MNTNTYSLSNTTYSEVALSLPLPNLPICFGANSEELALFEDGDGRAAKRSAVLAQAGKIAELLKSTDISYLSLREEVRNGKASISAEPGSVLSAVLQHDFEAFDYSTPGLVKERGFRNLSSEKRSSAQNIHGGILSQSVSKGASTNIPEGVTSDVQEPMPLRKSRIRRKEASRDVADDSKSGVTDLQDGGIEGLCELLDSHFERTEMPGENEGEEEGALLPLSEIKILSNEIMAAHSKNTLHLVPVDSIVRLLNLLDRHIQHARDIAVDEEDDVDSDNFCIVMSALESVHIALAIMTHRHMPKQVYNEEIIDRIINFSRQQILKAYDPSYRMIHKGRDPDVYRVDEDDDDDDTEYGPGKKSRRKTKVLNRKLNPLNRVSGSVSSMLQKLCSILGLLKELLLIERLLDSSVLQLIKTSIATFAIDNIQLLQLKAIGVVCAIFSSYVQHRTIIMDEIFQLLWKLPSSKRSLRAYHLPDEDQKQIQMITALLIQVVQCSVALPELRETASAEPDTAEHSNSPAKCFEPAAEACMHFWGTVLQRWNSPKAQDGSDIKGVVENLVVDLLTTLNIPEYPAAGLLLQVLCLLLFGSVGLKCKDAVVRGMAIDLLGQIAARLKHDAVACSNEKFWILQELVEDKSEVSGMQKQKCAICLEGKAAKFMIHCDGCKRSFHGECIGVTGLDMLGRGWLCHCCLCRKQLSMLSSNSKGAVKNKEGNPKNSTRQTAEVSPQISGFDVLQQILLNYLQEAGSTDDTSTFARRFYLCQWYRDDPNATQLLPYYHGRWTSKAPVQDFGVAPLPLSRNAITKISAALGQQRSLARGFDKILDILLASLQENSPTPRAKALRAVSAIVEADPGVLGDKRVKSAVEGRFLDSAISVREAAMELVGRHIASHPDVAVQYFDKVSERIMDTGVSVRKRVVKIIRDMCMSKCEFKQAANACVRMISRINDEETSIQDLVCRTFYELWFEESSDTQTQNVGDGSSIPLEIAERTEQLVDVLRRLHTHQALVTIIKRSLALDFCPQTAKSIGTNAVQQAIVRKHCELMCQCLLERILQAEETNSEESEVRALPYVLALHAFCMVDPTLCSPSSDPSRFVITLQPYLKTQADNRDVAQLLQSILFVIDTVLPLLRRPPQNFVEELERDLKQMIVRYSFLTVVHACIKCLCSLGKVLIDGVKSFEYLVRRFYKHLEIYKARFEPKDKLNVLRCLFCLGLLVRYGANMIPNNSEVNIVQILSLYKHYLCSDDFNIKVRSLQALGFFFIARPEFMMEKDIGRILEAALSSGADTHIKIQALRNLYDYLVDIEEQMGIDDSGKSNKHGNQPEVGRAVPVAAGAGDSNICGGIIQLHWNNILNRCLDLIDQVRQSALKLVEIVLRQGLVHPITCVPYLIALEVDQQESNSKLAHRLLTHMNEKYTVFCTLLFLKADWVMVFNCLSNLSNQVLSVPFKHLIQARDQQI